In the genome of Pseudoglutamicibacter cumminsii, one region contains:
- a CDS encoding MarP family serine protease, with the protein MFLGLHLIDWILILAIIAQLWTGWRKAFMVSLGATAGFLAGAAAAFFCIPLMARTIQDPAWRAAGLFITFAVLLAIGQGLGEAAAAQIRRWMDRPRPRWWDRLGGSVVYFAATWVTISALAFTWSALGMPWLSPQLANSRVVQAVRDTTPEVMERSLGEARQVVAALELPEISLPRLPSPQPVPGDPSPSVSPDAGIPADSDLTDAQNAVKGSVARVTGIATECGVNQTGTSFAIAPDRLLTNAHVVRGIEQPVIETPDGRALTGRTVTFDSRRDIAVIAVDGLDMRPLEMGRTLRAGDEAAFMGFPAGGPYTVSQAAVKQRAMAQLPNIYGSGSSQVDVYQLAADVKRGNSGGPLVASDGTFRGMIFAKSKDEDNVGYAITNDELKTIVGEAPGRSSAVSTGSCK; encoded by the coding sequence GTGTTTCTAGGTCTGCATCTCATTGATTGGATTCTAATTCTTGCGATCATCGCGCAGCTGTGGACTGGCTGGCGCAAGGCTTTCATGGTTTCTTTGGGCGCTACGGCGGGTTTCCTCGCGGGTGCTGCTGCGGCGTTCTTCTGTATCCCGTTGATGGCTCGCACTATTCAGGATCCCGCGTGGCGTGCTGCGGGTTTGTTTATTACGTTCGCTGTTTTGCTTGCGATTGGTCAGGGGCTTGGTGAGGCCGCGGCTGCGCAGATTCGTAGGTGGATGGATCGGCCTCGTCCTCGATGGTGGGATCGCCTTGGCGGGTCGGTCGTGTATTTTGCGGCGACGTGGGTGACTATTTCCGCTCTTGCGTTTACGTGGTCGGCGTTGGGTATGCCGTGGTTGTCTCCCCAGCTGGCTAATTCGCGGGTGGTTCAGGCGGTCCGGGACACGACTCCGGAGGTCATGGAGCGCTCGCTGGGTGAGGCTCGTCAGGTTGTTGCGGCGCTTGAGCTTCCGGAGATTTCTCTTCCTCGGTTGCCTTCTCCGCAGCCCGTTCCGGGGGATCCGTCGCCGTCTGTTTCTCCGGATGCGGGGATTCCAGCTGATTCGGATCTGACCGATGCGCAGAATGCTGTGAAGGGGTCTGTTGCGCGGGTTACTGGTATCGCTACCGAGTGTGGTGTGAACCAGACGGGTACGTCGTTCGCGATCGCGCCGGACCGTTTGTTGACGAATGCCCACGTTGTGCGTGGCATCGAGCAGCCTGTTATTGAGACTCCGGATGGCAGGGCTCTGACGGGCCGGACTGTCACGTTTGATTCGCGCCGCGACATCGCTGTGATTGCGGTGGATGGGCTCGACATGCGTCCGTTGGAGATGGGCCGCACGTTGCGTGCCGGCGATGAGGCGGCGTTCATGGGCTTCCCGGCGGGTGGTCCTTACACGGTTTCGCAGGCTGCGGTGAAGCAGCGGGCGATGGCGCAGTTGCCGAACATTTATGGCAGCGGTTCGTCTCAGGTTGATGTTTATCAGCTTGCGGCGGATGTGAAGCGCGGCAACTCGGGTGGGCCGCTCGTGGCTAGCGATGGCACGTTCCGCGGAATGATTTTCGCGAAGTCTAAGGACGAGGACAATGTCGGCTACGCGATCACGAATGATGAGCTGAAAACCATCGTCGGTGAGGCCCCGGGCCGGTCGAGTGCGGTGTCAACCGGGTCGTGCAAGTAA
- a CDS encoding CpaF family protein — protein MRRDAGHSHDVTQQIREQLLETGQSADPSTIASLLSSGLISAGSSSPGGAFRGPGAVREAAQAIQRELTGVGPLAQFVETPGVTDVLVTSDGSVWVDQTAGLSRTEMRLEASEVARIAVRILGRAGRALDTAHPYGDAVVDGYRVHAVLPPIVDSPVLSIRVPNPAQARLGDILTGPQAAWVPILKHVVERRETFMISGGTGAGKTTLLAGMLAECRGDDRLIMIEDSRELRPAHPHTVSMQARQPNSEGAGEVSLQELVRQALRMRPDRLIVGECRGAEIQDLLMALNTGHTGAGATVHANSINDVPARLMALGSLAGWQPHTTALQAASAIGIVIHIERTERGRGPVALGSLRLTDTGSLDVDLRYVADASGAPQRVEPSGERQSVEPCERQSVQPSGRREMS, from the coding sequence ATGAGAAGGGATGCCGGGCATTCGCACGACGTGACTCAACAAATCCGGGAACAACTACTCGAGACGGGTCAGTCGGCTGATCCGTCCACCATTGCCAGCCTGCTGTCATCTGGGCTGATTTCGGCGGGTTCCTCGTCACCTGGAGGGGCGTTTCGTGGTCCGGGAGCCGTACGCGAAGCAGCTCAAGCGATCCAGCGGGAGCTGACCGGTGTGGGGCCTTTGGCTCAGTTCGTCGAGACGCCCGGGGTGACCGACGTGTTGGTCACGTCCGACGGTTCCGTCTGGGTCGATCAGACTGCAGGTTTATCGCGCACCGAGATGCGGTTGGAAGCATCCGAGGTTGCGCGCATCGCGGTTCGAATCCTTGGCCGTGCAGGTCGCGCGTTGGATACAGCGCACCCGTACGGGGATGCGGTCGTAGACGGTTACAGAGTTCACGCAGTTTTGCCGCCCATCGTGGACTCGCCTGTTCTATCCATTCGAGTGCCGAATCCTGCGCAAGCCCGGCTGGGCGACATATTGACCGGTCCACAGGCCGCCTGGGTTCCGATACTCAAACACGTGGTGGAACGCCGGGAGACGTTTATGATCAGCGGCGGAACCGGTGCCGGCAAGACCACTCTGTTGGCAGGGATGCTCGCGGAGTGCCGAGGAGACGACCGGCTCATCATGATCGAAGATTCTCGTGAACTACGTCCGGCTCACCCTCACACGGTGTCGATGCAAGCGCGGCAACCCAATTCGGAAGGCGCTGGCGAAGTCTCACTGCAGGAACTCGTGCGGCAGGCTTTGCGGATGCGCCCTGACCGGCTCATCGTGGGTGAATGTCGTGGTGCAGAAATCCAGGACCTCCTGATGGCTCTGAACACGGGGCACACCGGGGCCGGCGCCACCGTGCACGCGAATTCGATCAACGATGTTCCCGCCCGCTTGATGGCGCTGGGATCCCTCGCCGGATGGCAACCTCACACAACGGCACTGCAAGCCGCTAGTGCGATCGGCATCGTGATTCATATTGAACGCACCGAGCGGGGTCGAGGGCCAGTCGCACTGGGATCCTTGCGGTTGACGGATACCGGTTCGCTCGATGTTGACCTCCGCTACGTTGCGGATGCTTCTGGTGCGCCGCAACGAGTGGAACCTTCCGGCGAGCGGCAGAGCGTGGAACCCTGCGAGCGGCAGAGTGTGCAGCCCTCCGGAAGGAGGGAGATGTCGTGA
- a CDS encoding NUDIX hydrolase, with amino-acid sequence MSTVREQLQAVVDKYAGVRGGESEVDGGPGADVSGDGAGGDELLPMYARLRGKFPVRKRAAVLVLFGALDSIPAVHPSEVVPSDLDVLLLRRSDGLRSHAGQIAFPGGGWEEGDETLVDTALREAVEETGLDPDGVKVLGTLPVSPTISGYEVTPVVAVWEKPSKVAPVDVNESVDVFRTPVADLLSDDVRCITEFERNGKPFRMPAYRLQQGLLWGFTATVLTSILTDAGWLETGWMRPSANPVKVEPKV; translated from the coding sequence ATGAGCACAGTACGTGAACAGTTGCAGGCGGTTGTTGATAAGTACGCGGGTGTTCGCGGCGGTGAATCGGAGGTCGATGGCGGGCCTGGCGCTGACGTGAGTGGCGATGGCGCAGGCGGCGACGAATTGTTGCCGATGTATGCGCGGCTTCGCGGCAAGTTCCCGGTGCGTAAGCGTGCCGCTGTGCTCGTTTTGTTTGGCGCGCTTGACTCGATTCCCGCGGTGCATCCGTCTGAGGTCGTGCCGTCTGACCTCGATGTTTTGCTGTTGCGGCGCAGCGACGGGTTGCGTTCGCATGCGGGGCAGATCGCGTTTCCGGGCGGCGGCTGGGAAGAAGGCGACGAAACGCTCGTGGACACCGCGCTGCGTGAAGCGGTTGAGGAGACCGGGCTGGACCCCGATGGCGTCAAGGTTCTGGGGACGCTGCCGGTTTCGCCGACTATTTCTGGGTACGAGGTGACTCCGGTGGTTGCTGTGTGGGAGAAGCCGAGTAAGGTCGCTCCGGTGGACGTCAATGAGTCTGTTGATGTTTTCCGCACGCCGGTTGCGGATCTTTTGAGCGATGACGTCCGTTGCATTACCGAATTTGAACGCAACGGAAAGCCTTTCCGTATGCCGGCCTATCGTTTGCAGCAAGGCTTGTTGTGGGGTTTCACCGCGACAGTTTTGACCTCGATTCTGACCGATGCGGGCTGGCTCGAGACCGGGTGGATGAGGCCGTCTGCGAACCCGGTCAAGGTCGAACCGAAAGTGTGA
- a CDS encoding Atu1372/SO_1960 family protein translates to MAEVSFEKRLVELGIELPEVVKPLAAYVPAVTFNGTVQTSGQLPMVAGQLPATGKVGGAVSPEQAYDLARTAAINALAAIRSELGSLDRVTRVVKVTGFVASTPEFTGQPGVVNGASELLGEVFGEAGKHARSAVGVPVLPLDSPVEVEITVAFE, encoded by the coding sequence GTGGCTGAGGTTTCTTTTGAGAAGCGTCTTGTCGAGTTGGGGATTGAGCTTCCGGAGGTTGTGAAGCCTTTGGCGGCGTATGTTCCTGCGGTGACGTTTAACGGCACGGTTCAGACGTCGGGCCAGTTGCCGATGGTCGCGGGCCAGTTGCCTGCGACCGGCAAGGTTGGCGGTGCTGTGAGCCCGGAGCAGGCGTATGACTTGGCGCGTACTGCGGCGATCAATGCGTTGGCTGCGATTCGTTCGGAGCTGGGCTCCCTTGACCGGGTGACTCGTGTGGTGAAGGTGACGGGCTTTGTGGCTTCGACTCCTGAGTTCACGGGGCAGCCCGGCGTGGTGAATGGCGCTTCCGAGCTGTTGGGCGAAGTGTTCGGTGAAGCGGGTAAGCACGCGCGTTCGGCGGTGGGTGTTCCGGTTTTGCCGTTGGATTCCCCGGTTGAAGTTGAAATCACCGTCGCTTTTGAGTGA
- a CDS encoding transglycosylase domain-containing protein — translation MSTSTSTVRRLLGFLLASVLAGVLTAGTLVPLVIFTGTATNMASDAYAAIPSFPKNTPVPEPSIIYDRKGKVVAKFFAQDRKPVKLKEISPWMQKAIVSVEDERFYEHGGADPRGILRAAVSNLTGFGGQQGASTITQQYVNNRNILNQISEGVPASELTISGNKSVADKAREIKWANEIEQTMSKDEILEGYLNLVLFSGTTYGIEAASQRFFSIPAKDLNIEQSAMLAGMVQRPGYYNPVSNPEVTIQRRNAVLGRMLHTGAITQKEYDAAVKKDLELKPSHNQSGCTAAKEAPYFCTYVYWEILNNPEFGKTQQDREYLLLNGGLKIHTTLDMKLQKAANKQVREAVPEGDKGGLGSAIVSRDNKTGDILAMAQNTKFGTSEKEPDAYTEYNFTTDRSHGGSGGFQGGSTAKVWTALAWIEAGKSVNSTVNASRRNYTGSSWKASCLPGKTYKIFEPWNVGNAIANQYRNMPMNKGLYWSINSATVAEAYQLDLCDITSVAERMGLLDGQVTQKGEPADATSLASTGPSLVIGSQSVTPLAQARGFGAFANEGKICENRVFTKITGADGTEYKVPEPECKRIFEKKDVSTLNSILTKIAGERIVKGRFNAPTGGKTGTNDYATSTWFAGYTEGMTTVAWIGRKDGTTKVGLHNGIKLRGNPVRRGDSMTHAGPMWAKYMAEVYKEYDHGKIPNAVKQSSSSRSSSSDGSSARQAPAPAPSSSSSPSSSPKPSQEERKETQEKKGKPEKKDKPKPPPKKENPPKENRSGGPTSGRIGDD, via the coding sequence TTGAGCACGTCCACTTCAACAGTGCGCAGACTGCTCGGATTCCTGCTCGCAAGCGTCCTCGCCGGCGTCCTCACGGCAGGCACCCTCGTGCCGCTCGTAATCTTCACCGGCACCGCCACCAACATGGCTTCCGACGCCTACGCGGCAATCCCGTCGTTCCCAAAGAACACGCCAGTGCCAGAACCTTCCATCATCTACGACCGCAAGGGCAAGGTCGTAGCGAAGTTCTTCGCGCAGGACCGCAAACCGGTCAAGCTCAAGGAGATCTCACCTTGGATGCAGAAAGCGATCGTCTCCGTTGAAGACGAACGCTTCTACGAACACGGCGGCGCCGACCCACGCGGTATTTTGCGCGCGGCCGTATCCAACCTCACGGGCTTCGGCGGTCAGCAGGGTGCATCCACGATCACCCAGCAGTACGTCAACAACCGCAACATTCTGAATCAGATCTCGGAAGGCGTTCCCGCTTCCGAACTGACGATCTCCGGCAATAAGTCCGTGGCGGACAAAGCCCGCGAAATCAAGTGGGCTAATGAGATCGAACAGACGATGAGCAAGGACGAAATCCTCGAGGGATACCTCAACCTCGTCTTGTTCTCCGGAACGACCTACGGCATCGAAGCCGCTTCGCAGCGTTTCTTCTCGATCCCTGCGAAGGATCTCAACATCGAACAGTCCGCGATGCTTGCGGGCATGGTTCAGCGCCCGGGCTACTACAACCCGGTCAGCAACCCGGAAGTCACGATCCAGCGCCGCAACGCAGTGCTTGGCCGCATGCTCCATACCGGCGCGATCACCCAGAAGGAATACGACGCTGCCGTCAAGAAGGACCTCGAGCTGAAGCCTTCGCACAACCAGTCCGGTTGCACGGCCGCGAAAGAAGCCCCTTACTTCTGCACCTACGTTTACTGGGAAATCCTCAACAACCCAGAGTTCGGCAAAACCCAGCAGGATCGCGAATACCTCCTGCTCAACGGCGGCCTCAAGATTCACACAACCTTGGACATGAAGCTGCAGAAGGCCGCGAACAAGCAGGTACGTGAGGCCGTCCCAGAAGGCGACAAGGGCGGCTTGGGCTCCGCTATCGTCTCGCGCGACAACAAGACCGGCGACATCCTCGCGATGGCGCAGAACACCAAGTTCGGGACGAGCGAGAAAGAACCTGACGCCTACACCGAATACAACTTCACTACAGACCGTTCACACGGCGGCTCGGGCGGCTTCCAGGGTGGTTCGACCGCCAAGGTCTGGACCGCTCTCGCGTGGATCGAGGCTGGTAAGAGCGTCAACTCGACCGTTAACGCATCCCGCCGTAACTACACGGGTAGCTCGTGGAAGGCTTCCTGCTTGCCAGGCAAGACCTACAAGATCTTCGAACCGTGGAACGTCGGTAACGCGATCGCGAACCAGTACAGGAACATGCCAATGAACAAGGGCCTGTACTGGTCCATCAACTCCGCGACCGTCGCCGAGGCCTACCAACTGGACTTGTGCGACATCACGTCGGTCGCAGAACGCATGGGCTTGCTCGATGGCCAGGTCACCCAGAAGGGCGAACCTGCAGACGCCACATCGCTGGCTTCCACCGGCCCTTCGCTCGTGATCGGTTCGCAGTCCGTGACCCCGCTCGCGCAGGCTCGCGGATTCGGCGCCTTCGCGAACGAAGGCAAGATCTGCGAAAACCGTGTGTTCACCAAGATCACCGGTGCGGACGGAACCGAGTACAAGGTTCCTGAACCTGAGTGCAAACGCATCTTCGAAAAGAAGGATGTATCCACGCTCAACAGCATCCTGACCAAGATCGCCGGCGAACGCATCGTCAAGGGCCGCTTCAATGCCCCTACTGGCGGCAAGACGGGTACCAACGACTACGCAACCTCGACGTGGTTCGCTGGCTACACCGAAGGCATGACCACGGTCGCGTGGATTGGCCGCAAGGACGGCACGACCAAGGTTGGTCTGCACAACGGCATCAAGCTACGCGGTAACCCAGTGCGTCGGGGTGACTCCATGACCCATGCCGGCCCAATGTGGGCCAAGTACATGGCTGAGGTCTACAAGGAATACGACCACGGGAAGATCCCGAACGCCGTCAAGCAGTCGAGTTCGTCGCGGTCCTCGAGCTCCGATGGTTCCTCGGCGCGCCAGGCGCCAGCCCCTGCTCCATCGTCATCGTCATCGCCTTCCTCTTCTCCAAAGCCGAGCCAGGAAGAGCGGAAGGAAACGCAGGAAAAGAAGGGCAAACCGGAGAAGAAGGACAAGCCAAAGCCGCCTCCTAAGAAGGAGAATCCACCTAAGGAGAACCGCTCGGGCGGCCCAACCTCCGGCCGAATTGGCGACGACTAA
- a CDS encoding NUDIX hydrolase, translating into MRHASQVLVMDQHADGLVTWMTQRQPESPLGQVAPPSAVVEPVDDDNVRWFGPSAREWAARMGTDDVAGARRAVMAAVRGLFMETGILLAGFSDVDLVDSIGSAEWTTARSEIATDSTRFSRWIEHRGWGLRTDLLRFVCRWVSADYALRRVESSVFAIALPVGQDVSVIPGGDHWGAWVPVDRDQSAERISGPAGPVGVDGRWPEVVAPPIQAVIEEASEAHGLVAFMSQPRSWTHARLELVHRAVDGFEWGLNLVTDHPARLPGERLHR; encoded by the coding sequence GTGCGTCATGCAAGCCAGGTTTTGGTCATGGACCAGCATGCCGATGGTTTGGTGACGTGGATGACGCAACGGCAGCCGGAGTCTCCGTTGGGCCAGGTTGCGCCTCCGTCCGCCGTAGTTGAGCCGGTGGACGACGATAACGTCCGTTGGTTTGGTCCGTCTGCGCGTGAGTGGGCTGCCCGGATGGGTACGGATGACGTTGCGGGTGCTCGTCGTGCGGTCATGGCGGCGGTGCGTGGCTTGTTCATGGAGACGGGGATCCTGCTTGCGGGGTTTTCGGATGTGGACCTGGTGGATTCGATCGGTAGCGCTGAGTGGACGACTGCTCGTTCCGAGATCGCTACGGACAGCACGCGTTTTTCTCGGTGGATTGAGCATCGTGGGTGGGGCTTACGTACTGACCTGTTGAGGTTTGTGTGCCGTTGGGTGAGCGCTGACTACGCTTTGCGACGTGTTGAGAGTTCGGTCTTCGCGATTGCTTTGCCGGTGGGTCAGGACGTTTCCGTGATCCCGGGCGGCGACCATTGGGGTGCGTGGGTTCCGGTTGATCGCGATCAGTCCGCTGAACGGATTTCAGGGCCCGCCGGTCCGGTGGGCGTTGATGGGCGTTGGCCTGAGGTTGTTGCGCCGCCTATTCAGGCTGTCATTGAGGAGGCGAGCGAAGCGCATGGTTTGGTCGCGTTTATGTCGCAGCCTCGGTCATGGACGCATGCGCGGCTCGAGTTGGTTCACCGAGCCGTGGATGGGTTCGAGTGGGGTTTGAACCTTGTGACTGATCATCCGGCGCGGCTACCTGGAGAGCGGCTGCATAGGTAG
- a CDS encoding DUF4177 domain-containing protein → MTKWEYFTAPLMVHNTKAILDNFGKQGWELVQVVSMPAAGGAAPTTGAEIVAAPSVNLVGYFKRPLESE, encoded by the coding sequence ATGACTAAGTGGGAGTACTTCACGGCGCCTTTGATGGTGCATAACACTAAGGCCATTTTGGATAACTTCGGTAAGCAGGGCTGGGAGTTGGTGCAGGTTGTTTCGATGCCTGCAGCTGGCGGCGCTGCTCCGACGACGGGGGCGGAGATTGTTGCTGCTCCTTCGGTGAATTTGGTGGGTTACTTTAAGCGCCCGCTCGAGTCTGAGTAG
- a CDS encoding Crp/Fnr family transcriptional regulator, with amino-acid sequence MDIEVLRRAPLFAHLSDEAFNVLTEELTQVDLTRGMSVFHEGDQGDQLYVIISGKIKLGRTAADGRENLVAVLGPGELFGEMALFDPHPRNATATAVTETHLAGLRHENLRRALATNPEVSAQLLQALARRLRRTNESLADLVFSDVPGRVAKALLDLADRFGRPTADGILVPHELTQEELAQLVGASRETVNKALAEFVQRGWLRLEARAVVILDAARLRQRSR; translated from the coding sequence ATGGACATCGAGGTCCTTCGCCGGGCGCCGCTGTTCGCGCACTTGAGCGACGAAGCTTTCAACGTTCTGACCGAAGAACTCACCCAGGTTGACCTGACCCGTGGCATGTCCGTCTTCCACGAAGGCGATCAGGGCGATCAGCTGTACGTAATCATCTCCGGCAAAATCAAACTCGGACGCACCGCAGCAGACGGCCGCGAAAACCTCGTCGCAGTCCTCGGCCCTGGCGAACTGTTCGGCGAAATGGCTCTCTTCGATCCACACCCGCGCAACGCAACCGCAACCGCTGTGACCGAAACCCACCTCGCTGGCCTGCGCCACGAAAACCTGCGCCGCGCACTCGCGACCAACCCTGAGGTTTCCGCGCAGCTCCTGCAGGCTCTGGCACGCCGCCTGCGCCGCACCAACGAATCCCTCGCGGACCTCGTATTCTCCGACGTCCCTGGCCGCGTCGCGAAGGCCCTCCTGGACCTCGCAGACCGCTTTGGCCGCCCAACCGCAGACGGCATCCTGGTTCCACACGAACTCACCCAGGAAGAACTCGCGCAGCTGGTTGGCGCGTCCCGCGAAACCGTGAACAAGGCCCTCGCCGAATTCGTACAGCGCGGCTGGCTCCGCCTAGAAGCACGCGCCGTCGTCATCCTCGACGCTGCACGCCTACGCCAGCGTTCACGCTAA
- the acs gene encoding acetate--CoA ligase, with the protein MSENPAMDNLSHEDRSFPPSPEFAKNAVAHQDLYERAQQDRLGYWAERSREALTWAEDFTTVLNDSEAPFYKWFEDGKLNAAYNALDRHVEAGNGDRVAIYFEDETGATATYTYAELTTAVKKAANAFSELGVGSGDRIAMYMPMIPEAVITMLASARLGAIHSVVFAGFSADALRSRVDDAEAKLVVTADGNWRRGKPNPVKKIVDAALEADGHTVSNVVVVRNNKEEPEAWVDGRDLWWHDVMENASDEHTAEAFEAEHPLFILYTSGTTGRPKGILHTTGGYLTQAAVTAKDTFDLHPETDVYWCTADIGWITGHSYVTYGPLINGATILMYDGTMDTPDKGRWWDLVEKYKVTIMYTAPTAIRTAMKWGRDIPDARDLSSLRVLGSVGEPINPEVWMWYREVIGANNGAGKDGQPGPRKESPAPIVDTWWQTETGAHMIAPLPGVTATKPGSAQVAVPGISVDVVDDLGEPLGNGEAGLLVIKEPWPAMLRGIWNDPERYKDTYWDRFGDKYFAGDGAKKDDDGDLWLMGRVDDVMNVSGHRLSTTEIESSLVAHEAVAEAAVVGAADETKGEAVVAFVILSGEAGSWPEDITEQLRQHVAADIGAIARPKAVFAVPELPKTRSGKIMRRLLKDVAEGRPAGDSSTLADTTVMNQISESMRNKG; encoded by the coding sequence ATGTCTGAAAACCCGGCAATGGACAACCTGAGCCACGAGGACCGCTCATTCCCGCCGAGCCCCGAGTTCGCCAAGAACGCCGTCGCCCACCAAGACCTCTACGAACGCGCGCAACAGGACCGCCTCGGCTACTGGGCCGAGCGCTCCCGCGAAGCCCTCACGTGGGCCGAAGACTTCACGACCGTCCTCAACGACTCCGAAGCCCCGTTCTATAAGTGGTTTGAAGACGGCAAACTCAACGCCGCCTACAACGCACTCGACCGCCACGTCGAGGCCGGCAACGGCGACCGCGTCGCCATCTACTTCGAAGACGAAACCGGCGCCACCGCAACCTACACGTACGCCGAACTCACCACCGCCGTGAAGAAGGCCGCTAACGCGTTCAGCGAGCTGGGCGTGGGGTCTGGCGACCGCATCGCAATGTACATGCCGATGATCCCGGAGGCCGTGATTACGATGCTGGCTTCCGCCCGCCTCGGCGCGATCCACTCGGTCGTGTTCGCTGGCTTCTCCGCGGATGCGTTGCGCTCGCGCGTTGACGATGCGGAGGCGAAGCTGGTCGTGACCGCGGACGGCAACTGGCGCCGCGGCAAGCCGAACCCGGTCAAGAAGATCGTGGACGCAGCGCTTGAGGCTGATGGCCACACGGTCTCCAACGTTGTTGTAGTGCGCAACAACAAGGAAGAACCTGAGGCGTGGGTTGATGGCCGCGACCTCTGGTGGCACGACGTCATGGAGAACGCCTCGGATGAGCACACCGCTGAGGCTTTCGAAGCCGAGCACCCACTGTTCATCCTCTACACGTCCGGCACCACAGGTAGGCCGAAGGGCATCCTGCACACGACCGGCGGCTACCTCACTCAGGCCGCTGTGACCGCGAAGGACACGTTCGACCTGCACCCTGAGACCGACGTCTACTGGTGCACCGCGGACATCGGCTGGATCACCGGCCACTCCTACGTCACGTACGGCCCACTCATCAACGGCGCCACGATCCTCATGTACGACGGCACGATGGACACCCCTGACAAGGGCCGCTGGTGGGACCTTGTGGAGAAGTACAAGGTCACCATCATGTACACCGCCCCAACCGCTATCCGCACCGCGATGAAGTGGGGCCGCGACATCCCTGACGCCCGCGATTTGTCTTCGCTGCGCGTGCTCGGTTCCGTGGGTGAGCCGATCAACCCTGAAGTGTGGATGTGGTACCGCGAAGTCATCGGTGCGAACAACGGCGCCGGCAAAGACGGGCAGCCGGGACCGCGCAAGGAATCCCCTGCCCCGATCGTGGATACCTGGTGGCAGACCGAAACTGGTGCGCACATGATCGCCCCGCTCCCGGGCGTTACGGCAACCAAGCCGGGTTCCGCGCAGGTCGCTGTGCCAGGCATCAGCGTCGACGTTGTTGACGACCTCGGCGAGCCTCTCGGCAACGGTGAAGCAGGCCTGCTCGTCATCAAGGAACCATGGCCGGCGATGCTCCGCGGCATCTGGAATGACCCAGAACGCTACAAGGACACCTACTGGGACCGCTTCGGCGACAAGTATTTCGCGGGCGACGGCGCCAAGAAGGACGACGACGGCGACCTGTGGCTCATGGGCCGCGTCGACGACGTCATGAACGTTTCGGGCCACCGCTTATCCACGACCGAAATCGAGTCTTCGCTGGTCGCCCACGAGGCAGTCGCCGAGGCCGCTGTGGTCGGTGCAGCAGATGAGACCAAGGGCGAAGCGGTCGTCGCATTCGTGATCCTCAGCGGCGAGGCTGGCTCCTGGCCAGAAGACATCACGGAGCAGCTGCGCCAGCACGTTGCCGCAGACATCGGCGCGATCGCCCGCCCGAAGGCTGTATTCGCTGTCCCTGAACTACCAAAGACCCGTTCCGGCAAGATCATGCGTCGCCTACTTAAGGACGTCGCGGAAGGCCGCCCAGCCGGCGACTCCTCGACGTTGGCGGACACCACGGTGATGAACCAGATTTCCGAATCGATGCGGAATAAGGGCTAA
- the nth gene encoding endonuclease III — MARRLTPAEKRERMWERETPLGRKRRARKINRELAEKYPYVVPELDFENPFELLVATVLSAQTTDVKVNQVTMELFRRWPDAASLAGASLSEVEDVVRPTGFYKTKAANIQNLARTLMEDTGGEVPDDLDYLVTLPGVGRKTAFVVLGNAFGHPGITVDTHFGRLARRFAWTKEVDPVKVEHQVGELFEKKDWTDLSHHLIFHGRRICHAQRPACGACPIAQWCPSYGEGETDPVEAKKLLKYELAPGREELHRLMVEGYSRRELRAMGYGLNA, encoded by the coding sequence ATGGCACGCAGACTCACCCCTGCCGAGAAACGCGAGCGGATGTGGGAACGCGAAACACCCCTGGGGCGTAAGCGGCGTGCCCGCAAAATCAACCGCGAACTCGCGGAGAAATACCCTTATGTAGTCCCTGAATTGGATTTTGAGAATCCATTTGAGCTGTTGGTTGCGACGGTCTTGTCGGCGCAGACGACCGACGTCAAAGTCAACCAAGTGACCATGGAACTGTTCCGGCGGTGGCCGGACGCCGCATCGTTGGCTGGGGCGAGCCTCAGCGAGGTCGAGGACGTGGTGCGGCCAACCGGCTTCTACAAGACCAAGGCCGCAAACATTCAGAACCTCGCGCGGACCCTTATGGAAGACACCGGCGGCGAGGTGCCTGACGACCTCGACTACCTCGTGACCCTGCCGGGCGTGGGGCGGAAGACCGCTTTCGTGGTGCTGGGGAATGCGTTCGGCCACCCAGGAATCACGGTGGATACGCATTTCGGGCGGCTTGCCCGCCGCTTCGCGTGGACCAAAGAAGTTGACCCAGTCAAAGTTGAGCACCAGGTGGGGGAGCTTTTCGAGAAGAAAGACTGGACGGACCTTTCGCATCACCTGATTTTCCACGGCCGCCGTATCTGCCATGCCCAGCGACCAGCGTGCGGTGCGTGCCCTATTGCGCAGTGGTGCCCATCGTACGGGGAGGGCGAGACCGACCCGGTGGAAGCGAAGAAGCTTTTGAAATACGAGCTCGCGCCGGGCCGTGAAGAGCTACACAGGCTCATGGTCGAGGGGTATTCGCGCCGCGAGCTGCGTGCGATGGGGTACGGGCTGAACGCATGA